The Petrotoga mobilis SJ95 genomic sequence CTTCCCTCTAAAACATCGGCTGCTATGTATTTGTTCATCAAAGGTATGGGCTCTAAGACTTCCCTTTGAGATTCGTATAACCTTAAAACCTTGATTTTATCTTCCAAAAAATCAGTGATATCTACATGAAATTTAGATTGAGGAATCTTTGTGATGTCAGATATGAACATAAGAACGTTGGAACAATTGTAAGGTTCATTCTCTAAATCCTCTCTTTTCGTTCTGGCTAAAAATAAGGCATCTTTAGTACTTTCTCCCACTGCCTTGTGATCGGGGTGCTTGTCTTCAAAATAGTGTGTGAAAAGGATCTTGGGCCTATATTTTCGTATAAGATTTGCGATTAATGCTGCTAAATTATTAATTTCATTTAAATATCCGTCTTTCAGTCCTATCATTTCAAAATAATCAAGTTTCAAAGATTTTGCAGCATGTTCTGCCTCCATTTTTCTTACGTTGATATCGTTGTTTCTCCCTGCAGAGCCATCGGTTAAGATTATTCCACCACAACTCTTCCCTTCTTTTTTCAATCGAAGTATTGTTCCTCCTCCAAAAGCCTCATAATCATCAGGGTGGGCCCCTATGAAAAGTGCATCCACCATATTTTCTCCTCCCTTTTTTCTTATTTTAGAGATCCCATTGTTATACCTTTTACAAAATACCTTTGAAAGGCTAAAAATACAATCATAACAGGAATCATAGAAATATTTGGTGCGGATACCGCTGAATTCATCCATAGAAAACACCCCCAAAGGAGTTCAAGGAAGCACCATTCTCCTTTCTTTTTGCTTGATAGTTACATTCCTCCCACAAACATGTTATAATGCTATTGGAATGAGGTGATATTACGTATCGTACCCAGAAGAATCAACTAAGAAATTTAAACAAACAAGAATATATTGCCCTTAAAGAATTATGTAAGCTGTCTAAAAACCTGTATAACTCAACTCTATATGCTATTCGCCAATATTACTTTACAGAGAAAAAGTATTTACGCTACGAATCAGCCTACCATATCTGTAAAGAAAACGAAAACTATCAACTTCTTAATACAGACATTGCGCAACAAACCATGAAAGTAGTCGACCGCAACTTTAAGTCTTTCTTTGCACTTATTTCTAAGGCTAAAGAGGGCAATTACAGGTTTTCAGACATTCGACTTCCGCATTATCTTCCAAAAGATGGATACTTTATGCTGATTATCCCGCGTTTCAAGGTTAAGGGCGGTTATTTTACCGTGCCTATGTCCAATGCCTTCAAGAAGGAATTTGGAGAAGTTAAACTTCCATTTCCTGAAAGGTTAAATAGAAAGCAAGTAAAAGAAATCCGTATCTTCCCTAAGTACAACTCTAAATTCTTTGATATTGAATTTGTATATGTTCAGGAAGAAGAAAACCTTAACCTTAACACAGGTAACGCTCTTGCTATAGACTTTGGGCTTGACAACCTCGCAACTTGTGTTACAAACACTGGGGCGTCCTTTATCGTGGACGGTAAAAGATTAAAATCAATTAACCAGTGGTATAACAAAGAAAACGCAAGGTTGCAGTCTATCAAGGACAAGCAAGGGATTAAGGGTATAACCAATCGTCAATATATCAATACCAAGAAACGTAATAACCGTCTTAACTATTATATGAACAAAACTGCAAGAATTATCGTTAACTACTGTATCGAAAACGATATTGGCAATATTGTCTTAGGCTATAACCTTGACTGGAAACGTAGCATCAATCTTGGTAAGAGCAATAACCAAAAGTTTGTCCAAATATCACATGGTAATTTGCGTCTTAAAATCAAGTCCCTTTGTGAGCGTTACGGAATTAACTACATTGAGCAGGAAGAAAGCTATACTTCAAAGGCTGACTTTTTCGCCAACGATGATATTCCTGTTTACAATGCCGATAATCCGCAGGCATACAGCTTTAGCGGAAAACGCATATCCAGGGGGCAATATAAAACTTGTCAAGGCACGATTATTAATGCTGATTGCAATGGTGCATTAAACATACTTCGCAAAAGTAACCTGATGGACTTAACCGTCCTACAGGCTAGAGGCTGTTTAAACCAGCCCCAAAGAATAAGGGTAATAAGCCAAACTTCTTTGAAATCCCCTTGTCCTTATTTGCCGTGAGACTGCTTTCAGGAATGGGGAAGTTTAAAGAGAGTGTTGTCATTGCCAAAAGAGATCCCCATTGTACGGTATACTCACCTGAGAATAATGCCAATCCAAGCTGCAGGGTCATATATTTTGGTGAGCTAACAACTAACAAAGGCCAAATATAATCGTTCCATCTCCAAGTAAATGATAACACAGCCAAAGCAGCTATTACGGGTTGAGATAAAGGTATTATGATCCTCCAAAATATTTTTAATTCACTTCTCCATCGATTTTGGCGCTTTCTATCACTTCTGTAGGAAATGATTACCTTATAATAACACAAAATTTCAACTTATCTCTATTTTTTGATAAAATAATTTTATAGAGTCTTTTATTAAAAAGGAATTAAAATGATGATAGATATAATTGCCATTTCTGACGAGGAAATATATTTAACAAATAAAGACAAAAAAAAGTTTGACTTACTTATTTGCGCTGGAGATCTTTCTCCGCAATACATTGATTACGTGATGAATGAATTCAAACCATCCTTAAGCTTGATGGTACATGGTAATCATGATAAAAAGTATTATAAATTATACGAAGAAGAAAATAACTCTTTCTCAAAGGTATACAAAGGAGCTTATGTTTTAAATCATGGCATAGTTAACTTAAAAAAATTCATCGGCAAAGACATAATAGTAGCGGGATTTTCCGGTGCTTTAGCTCATGGATATAGACCTTTTTATTTCAAAGAAAAGGATATTAATAAATTTAATAGAGAGGTACGTTTCAGTACAATCTTTAAAGGTAATAAGTACAAGCAAATCGATATAATGGTTACACACAATCCTCCTTACATTAAAAATACTATAAAAAAATACGGGCAATCTCATACCCCTTCAAGAGCTTTGGGGGAGTTTTATCTTAAAGCATTTCCAAAAATTTGGATATACGGCCATATTCATCCACGATACGACTTTCAAGAACTTGATTTTGAAATTAAATTTTTAAATAATGTATCTTATCTAATAAATGCGGTACCTTATAAATTAATAAAGTACGATGAAGAAAAGAAAGAAGTAATAGAAATTTATACTTATAAGATGATAAGTCCTAAGACCATTTTAATTTAGAAAGTAATTAATTCTTTTAAATAAAATTTTAATTATTTTGCTGTATTATAGAATTATTAATATAAGAATATATCCCTAAAAGGTTTTACTGTTTCTTGCAAAAAATCTTTTTTATAATAAACTTTGATTTTGAACTTGGGGATCTTAAGGGGTTTACCCCTTAACGTGCCCAAAAAAAGGAGGCTAACCTAATGTATAGGACCTCAAGAAGTCTCAGCAGAAGCGAGTACGAAAAAGCTAATAGATTAGCAAAGAAAGACTTTTTGGCTAATATTTCAAAAGGGAAAGAAGGATATCTGCCGTGTTTAGAAGATATCATCCACAACGCTGAAATAATTAAGGAAGAAAAACTTGGTCTTATAGATATCCCTATAGAAAGGATCAAAGGAACGTACTACCATTCTCGTTCACTATCTTTTTCTGCAAATTTTTATCCCTTAATGAAAATTGACTCAGAATTTGCAAGTAAATGGATCAATTTGTATGAAGCTCATATATCTGAAGGAATAAGGGATCCTGTAACAGCCTACGAATATTTAAACTGGTTTTATATTGTTGAAGGGAACAAAAGGGTAAGCGTTTTGAAATATTCAGACGCTTTTTCAGTCCGTGGGGAAGTTACTAGATTGATTCCAAAATGGGATGAAAACAATCCTGAAATAAGGATCTACTATGAATTTTTAGATTTTTATAAAAAGACAAAAATTAATATAATCTGGTTCAACAAAGAGGGCAAATTCAAAGAACTTTACGAGTTAATCAAAGATTATAAGAAAAAAAGTGATTTTGTTGAGAATGAATATGATGAATTAGTCCATTCAGTATATCTTCTATTTAGAAAGCTATATAGGGAAATTGCTAAGGACACGATTTCGCTTACTGAAGAAGAGGCTTTTTTAGAATACCTAAAAAAATTTGGTTTGGAAAATGTTCCCACTATCGAAAGAGAAATGAGCGAACAAGTCAACGAATTAATAGAAGAACTAGAAGAACGTCTAGGTAAACCATCAGAACCTTTATTCAAATTACCTCAGATCTTCGCAGGGAAAACATTAAAAGTAGCTTTTCTATATAACACCTCAATAGAAGAGTCTGCATGGACATATTCCCATGAATTGGGAAGAAGGTATGTTCAAAAACGTTTAGGAAATGAAATAATAACAAAGTATTTTGAAAATATTTCTGATTTAAAAACGTATGAAAAAATATTGGAACAACTCGAAGAAGAAAAATTCGACCTAATATTTTCTACCAGTTTTGACTTCTTACAAAATCAGAACACAAAGGAACTTCAAAATGTTCGATTCATGTATTTTTCCGGATATCGTACTACAAAGAATATTAACACATATTTCGGTCGTATGTACGAACCAAGATTCCTCTCTGGAATGATAGCAGGTGCAATGACCACTAACAATAAAATAGGTTACGTTGCTTCCTACGGTATACCTGAAGTCATAATGGGAATAAATGCCTTTGCTTTAGGGGCAAAGGCTGTTAATCCAAAAGCAAAGATATTTGTTGGATGGACGAATACTTGGCGCAATATAGAATATGAAAGAGACACGTCAGAGTATTTGATAAATGAAATTGGAGTGGATGTTTTAACCCATCATCAAGATTCTCCGGAAGTTTGCAAAGTTGGAGAAGAATACGGCGTCTACACTATTGGTTACCATATTGACATGAAAGATTATGCTCCAACTACCCATTTAACCTCTGTTGTATGGAATTGGGGAGTTTACTACGAAAACATAATTAAAGATGTATTAAGAGGGTCAAATTTTTCTTTATTTAGATTGTTTTCTGGTTCAGAAAAGATTGAGAACTTTTGGGGTGGACTTAAGAGTGGAGTAGTTTGTTTGTCACCTATAAGCAAAATTGTTCCTTCTACAACAAAAAACCTTGTTGACACTGTGAAAACGGATATTATGGAAAATAGGTTTCACCCTTTCAGGGGGGGTATTTTTGATAAAGAAGGTAATATGAAAGTCTCGGAAGGCAAAGATATCTCAGACGAAGAACTAATGAAAATGGATTGGTTTGTGGACAACGTTTATTATTCTTAAAAATGGGTACCAAATTTTGTTGATCTCAACCCTTTCTTAGTTTATCACAACATTTATGAGCCAAGTTCGAACGATGCCGGATATCTTTCATCAACGATAGATTTAAAAAATTATACTCTGTATTCTGAATTTCTTTTAGATCAGTATCAATTACCAACCGAAAGCCAAAGTAGCCCTCCAAACGCTTATGGGTTCATGATGGGAGGCAGAAAGAAAGGACAAAAAATAGATTATGGGATGGAGTTTTATAAGACTTCCACATGGTTGTACAATAAAGGTGAAGGTAACGAAGATTTTACTTATCCCGTTTGGAAAAATCTTCTTCTTGCGGAGGATAAAACTATAAACTACTTTCTTGGTTTCCCATATGGACCTGATGTTGAATTGTTCAAAATTTTTTTAGAAGGTGAACATTTTGGAATAGATTATGAACATCTAGTTAAAGGTACGATCACAATAGACACACCTTACAATGAAGAAGAATGGCAAAAGTATTCCATTCATGGACCGGTTCCACCAACTACTGTTGAAAACATTTTACGACTGGATTTTAAAATTGGAAACAATCCAACTTTTTTTACACAATCAATTTTTCGAAACAAAGATTTATGGATGTTAGTTGGATTAGAATACACTTTCTCATTGAAAATCCCTTAATTTTAAGCTTCCACTTTTTCTAACTTTTCTATCAATTCCAAAGTTATTTCTTTCATATTTTCCACCACTAAATCTGCTTTCGATAGATCCTGGTTGAGTGAGTTTGGGTTTTTAAAACCTATGCACTTCATTCCAGCAGCTTTTGCCGCCTTAACACCATTCTTTGAGTCTTCTATAACTACACATTCTTCTGGTTTAACTTTTAACAAGCCAGCTGTATATATAAAAATATCAGGTTTAGGTTTACCACGAGCAACGTATTCTGAACTCACCACCACTTCAAAATACTTCTCAATGTCAAGCATGCAAAGAACTTCTTTGATCAATCTCATCGGCGAGGAAGAGGCCAACGCTATTTTATAATTGTTTTCTTTCAGTGTCTGTAATAGCTCTATTACACCTTCTATTGGCTCTTTAACCCCTTCTTTTAATAATTCCAAATTCTCTAAGTTTTGTTTTTCAAGCAATTCTTCAACACTTTGTTGTAGATTGTATTCATTTTTTAAGTCTTGCCACATCTCTTGGTTGCTTACACCGATATAATTACTATATGAACTTCTATTAATTGGGATTCCTAGTTCTTCGAAAATTCTTTTATTTGCACTATAATGGATGGGTTCACTGTCAATAATGACCCCATCCATATCAAAAATAATAGCTCTTAACATTATTACCTCCTAGCTTTTACACAGGTTGATAATTAACATGATTCACAACATCTATTTTAAGAAATTCATTTATTTCTTTTTCGCCCCCAATATATTCCTTTAACTCTTCAAGGTCTTTACTCATAAGCTTTTTGAATTCTTCCCCATAAATTGTTTCATTTTTAAAAATATAAGAAGCTAGAAGATCAAGCCTCTCTCTATTTTGCTTAAGAAGTTCGAGAGCTTTATCGTACATAGAATTAATTATTTTCTTGACTTCAACGTCAAGTTCTTTTGCGGTTTCTTCCGAATAATTTCTTTGTTTTGTCAACTCACTCCCCAAAAATATTTCTTCCTCTTCTCCTTCCCAATACACAGGGCCCATTCTTTTGGACATTCCTAACCTATAAATCATGGATTTTGCATAATCTGTAGCTTTTCTCAGATCATCTTTAGCACCGGTAGTAGCAAAATTAAACACTAATTTCTCGCTAGCTCTCCCTCCAAGGGCTACAACGATCCTATCAAGTATTTCAGATTTTTTAATTAAATATTTGTCTTTTTCAGGAATTTGTAAAGTAGAACCTAACGAACCTGCACCCCTAGGAATTATAGTAATCTTGTAAACAGGGTCGGTATTAGGCAATAAATATGCCAATACAGCATGTCCCAACTCATGATACGATAGAATCTTCTTTTCTTTATCGGATATTATCCTGTACTTTTTTGATGGACCGGTTAGTACCCTATCAATAGCCTCTTCAAAATCACTCATTTCTACTTGGTTTTTTTTCTTTCTTGAGGCTATTAAAGCAGCTTCATTAACTAGGTTTTCTAAATCAGCTCCAACGAAGCCCGGTGTCCTTTTGGCTAACAATTTTAAATCAACATCAGGGGCTATTTTCTTTTTACGTGTATGTATCTTTAAAATTTCTTCTCTTCCTTTTACATCTGGAGGACCTACCATTATTTTTTTATCAAACCTAC encodes the following:
- a CDS encoding PIG-L deacetylase family protein; translated protein: MVDALFIGAHPDDYEAFGGGTILRLKKEGKSCGGIILTDGSAGRNNDINVRKMEAEHAAKSLKLDYFEMIGLKDGYLNEINNLAALIANLIRKYRPKILFTHYFEDKHPDHKAVGESTKDALFLARTKREDLENEPYNCSNVLMFISDITKIPQSKFHVDITDFLEDKIKVLRLYESQREVLEPIPLMNKYIAADVLEGRNKAVEVFYPLTLVKGEGYYVL
- a CDS encoding RNA-guided endonuclease InsQ/TnpB family protein → MTYRTQKNQLRNLNKQEYIALKELCKLSKNLYNSTLYAIRQYYFTEKKYLRYESAYHICKENENYQLLNTDIAQQTMKVVDRNFKSFFALISKAKEGNYRFSDIRLPHYLPKDGYFMLIIPRFKVKGGYFTVPMSNAFKKEFGEVKLPFPERLNRKQVKEIRIFPKYNSKFFDIEFVYVQEEENLNLNTGNALAIDFGLDNLATCVTNTGASFIVDGKRLKSINQWYNKENARLQSIKDKQGIKGITNRQYINTKKRNNRLNYYMNKTARIIVNYCIENDIGNIVLGYNLDWKRSINLGKSNNQKFVQISHGNLRLKIKSLCERYGINYIEQEESYTSKADFFANDDIPVYNADNPQAYSFSGKRISRGQYKTCQGTIINADCNGALNILRKSNLMDLTVLQARGCLNQPQRIRVISQTSLKSPCPYLP
- a CDS encoding BMP family ABC transporter substrate-binding protein, translating into MYRTSRSLSRSEYEKANRLAKKDFLANISKGKEGYLPCLEDIIHNAEIIKEEKLGLIDIPIERIKGTYYHSRSLSFSANFYPLMKIDSEFASKWINLYEAHISEGIRDPVTAYEYLNWFYIVEGNKRVSVLKYSDAFSVRGEVTRLIPKWDENNPEIRIYYEFLDFYKKTKINIIWFNKEGKFKELYELIKDYKKKSDFVENEYDELVHSVYLLFRKLYREIAKDTISLTEEEAFLEYLKKFGLENVPTIEREMSEQVNELIEELEERLGKPSEPLFKLPQIFAGKTLKVAFLYNTSIEESAWTYSHELGRRYVQKRLGNEIITKYFENISDLKTYEKILEQLEEEKFDLIFSTSFDFLQNQNTKELQNVRFMYFSGYRTTKNINTYFGRMYEPRFLSGMIAGAMTTNNKIGYVASYGIPEVIMGINAFALGAKAVNPKAKIFVGWTNTWRNIEYERDTSEYLINEIGVDVLTHHQDSPEVCKVGEEYGVYTIGYHIDMKDYAPTTHLTSVVWNWGVYYENIIKDVLRGSNFSLFRLFSGSEKIENFWGGLKSGVVCLSPISKIVPSTTKNLVDTVKTDIMENRFHPFRGGIFDKEGNMKVSEGKDISDEELMKMDWFVDNVYYS
- a CDS encoding metallophosphoesterase family protein — translated: MMIDIIAISDEEIYLTNKDKKKFDLLICAGDLSPQYIDYVMNEFKPSLSLMVHGNHDKKYYKLYEEENNSFSKVYKGAYVLNHGIVNLKKFIGKDIIVAGFSGALAHGYRPFYFKEKDINKFNREVRFSTIFKGNKYKQIDIMVTHNPPYIKNTIKKYGQSHTPSRALGEFYLKAFPKIWIYGHIHPRYDFQELDFEIKFLNNVSYLINAVPYKLIKYDEEKKEVIEIYTYKMISPKTILI
- a CDS encoding ABC transporter permease subunit, whose translation is MCYYKVIISYRSDRKRQNRWRSELKIFWRIIIPLSQPVIAALAVLSFTWRWNDYIWPLLVVSSPKYMTLQLGLALFSGEYTVQWGSLLAMTTLSLNFPIPESSLTANKDKGISKKFGLLPLFFGAGLNSL
- a CDS encoding HAD family hydrolase encodes the protein MLRAIIFDMDGVIIDSEPIHYSANKRIFEELGIPINRSSYSNYIGVSNQEMWQDLKNEYNLQQSVEELLEKQNLENLELLKEGVKEPIEGVIELLQTLKENNYKIALASSSPMRLIKEVLCMLDIEKYFEVVVSSEYVARGKPKPDIFIYTAGLLKVKPEECVVIEDSKNGVKAAKAAGMKCIGFKNPNSLNQDLSKADLVVENMKEITLELIEKLEKVEA